The Pongo pygmaeus isolate AG05252 chromosome 11, NHGRI_mPonPyg2-v2.0_pri, whole genome shotgun sequence genome includes a region encoding these proteins:
- the SGO2 gene encoding shugoshin 2 isoform X2: MQCDNNIKSKTLPDFPSSGSTTQPLSTQDNLEVLFLKENNQNVYGLDDSEHISSIVDVPPRESHSHSDQSSESSLMNEMRNTQPIGHRWEKPSPSNVTERKKRGSSWESNNLSADTPCATVLDQQHISNPELNCNDEINGHTNETNTEMQRNKQDLPGLSSESAREPNAECMNQVEDNDDFQLQKTVYDADMDLTASDVSKIVTVSTGIKKKSNKKTNEHGMKTFRKVKDSGSEKKRERSKRQFKNSSDVDIGEKIENRPERSDVLDGKRDAEDPGFIFNNEQLAQMNELKKMTLQTGFEQGDRENVQCNKKEKRITNEQEETYSLSQSSGKFHQESKFDKGQNSLTCNKSKASRQTFVIHKLEKDNLLPNQKDKVTIYENLDVTNEFHTANLSTKDNGNLCDYETHNILDSKKHVTDIQPSEQNESNINKLRKKVNRKTEIISGMNHMYEDNDKDVVRGLKGNFFFETQDDKEPISENIDVSKELQIPALSTGDNENRCDCRTQNVLGLQKQITNMYPVQQNESKVNKKLRQKVNRKTEIISEVNHLDNDKSIEYTVKSHSLFLTQKDKEIIPGNLEDPNEFEAPALSTKDSGNLYDSEIQNVLGVKHVHDMQPACQNDSKIDKKPRLNVYQKSEIIPETNQIYEKDNKGVHDLEKDNFLSLTPKDKETISENLQVTNEFQTVDLLVKDNGNLCDYDTQNILDLKKYVTDRKSAEQNESKINKKLRNKVNWKTEIISQMNQIYEDIDKDVHVQESYTKDLDFKVNKSKQKLECQDIINEHHMEVNSNEKESCDQILDSYKVKKRKKESSCKAKNILTKGKNKLASQLTQSSQTSISLESDLKHITSEADSDPGNPVELCKTQKQSTTTLNKKGDLPFVEEIKEGECQVKKVNKMTSKSKKRKTSIDPSPESHEVTERILDSVQGKSSTVSEQVDKENNLGNEKMVKNKPDFYTKAFGSLSEIYSPNIQDSSFDSVRGGLVPLSISSSKNVIIKENFALECSPAFQVSDDEREKMNEMKFKVNWRTQKSGIGDRPLQDLTNTSFVSNNTAESENKSEDLSSERTSRRRRCTPFHFKEPSLRDKMRR; the protein is encoded by the exons atgcaGTGTGACAACAATATTAAATCAAAGACATTACCTGATTTTCCCTCTTCAGGATCAACAACACAACCTTTATCAACTCAGGATAATTTGGAAGTgttatttcttaaagaaaataatcaaaatgtatATGGTTTAGATGATTCAGAACATATTTCTTCTATAGTTGATGTACCTCCCAGAG AAAGCCATTCCCACTCAGACCAAAGTTCTGAGAGTTCTCTAATGAATGAGATGAGAAACACTCAACCTATTGGCCACAGATGGGAGAAACCATCCCCTAGTAATGTGACTGAAAGGAAGAAGCGTGGGTCATCTTGGGAATCAAATAATCTTTCTGCAGACACTCCCTGTGCAACAGTTTTAGATCAACAACACATTTCAAATCCAGAATTAAATTGCAATGATGAGATAAATGGTCATACTAATGAAACAAATactgaaatgcaaagaaataaacAGGATCTTCCTGGATTATCTTCTGAGTCTGCCAGAGAACCTAATGCAGAGTGCATGAATCAAGTTGAGGATAATGATGACTTTCAGTTGCAGAAAACTGTGTATGATGCTGACATGGATTTAACTGCTAGTGATGTCAGCAAAATTGTCACAGTTTCAAcaggcattaaaaagaaaagtaataaaaaaacaaatgaacatggaatgaaaactTTCAGAAAAGTGAAAGATTCAGGctctgagaaaaagagagagagatcaaagAGACAGTTTAAAAATAGTTCAGATGTCGATATCGGGGAAAAGATTGAAAACAGGCCAGAAAGATCTGATGTCCTGGATGGCAAAAGGGATGCAGAAGATCCCggttttattttcaataatgaaCAGCTGGCTCAGATGAATGAACTGAAGAAAATGACCCTTCAAACTGGCTTTGAACAAGGTGACAGAGAAAATGTCCAGTgtaataaaaaggagaaaagaataacaaatgaGCAAGAGGAGACATACTCTTTATCCCAAAGTTCAGGTAAATTTCACCAGGAGAGTAAATTTGATAAGGGTCAGAATTCCCTAACTTGTAATAAAAGTAAAGCTTCTAGACAGACATTTGTGATtcacaaattagaaaaagataaCTTACTCCCAAACCAAAAGGATAAAGTAACCATTTATGAAAACCTAGACGTCACAAATGAATTTCACACAGCCAATCTTTCCACCAAAGATAATGGAAATTTATGTGATTATGAGACCCACAATATATTGGATTCGAAAAAGCATGTCACTGATATTCAACCCTCTGAGCAAAATGAATCAAACATCAATAAGCTTAGAAAGAAAGTAAACCGGAAGACAGAAATAATTTCTGGAATGAACCACATGTATGAGGATAATGATAAAGATGTGGTGCGTGGCctaaaaggtaatttttttttcgaAACCCAAGATGATAAAGAACCTATCTCTGAAAACATAGACGTTTCCAAAGagcttcaaatcccagctctttcTACTGGAGATAATGAAAATCGATGTGACTGTAGGACCCAGAATGTGTTGGGTTTGCAAAAGCAGATCACCAATATGTACCCCGTTCAGCAAAATGAATCAAAAGTTAATAAGAAGCTTAGGCAGAAAGTAAATCGGAAGACAGAAATAATTTCTGAAGTGAATCATTTAGATAATGACAAAAGTATAGAATACACAGTTAAAAGTCACTCACTCTTTTTAACTCAAAAAGATAAGGAAATCATCCCCGGAAACCTAGAAGACCCAAATGAGTTTGAAGCACCTGCTCTTTCTACCAAAGATAGTGGAAACCTGTATGATTCTGAGATTCAAAATGTTTTGGGGGTGAAACATGTCCATGATATGCAACCTGCTTGTCAAAATGATTCAAAAATAGATAAGAAGCCTAGACTAAATGTATATCAAAAGTCAGAAATAATTCCTGAAACCAACCAAATATATGAGAAGGATAACAAAGGTGTACATGACCTAGAAAAAGATAACTTCTTGTCTCTAACCCCAAAGGATAAAGAAACAATTTCTGAAAATCTGCAAGTCACAAATGAATTTCAAACAGTTGATCTTCTCGTCAAAGATAATGGAAATTTATGTGATTATGACACCCAGAATATATTGGATTTGAAAAAGTATGTTACTGATAGAAAATCTGCTGAGCaaaatgaatcaaaaataaataagaagctgAGGAATAAAGTGAATTGGAAGACAGAAATAATTTCTCAAATGAACCAGATATATGAGGATATTGATAAAGATGTACATGTCCAAGAAAGCTATACAAAAGATCttgattttaaagtaaataaatctaAACAAAAACTTGAATGCCAAGACATTATCAATGAACACCATATGGAAGTCAACagtaatgaaaaggaaagttgtGATCAAATTTTAGATTCCTACAAAGTAAAAAAGCGTAAGAAAGAATCATCATGCAAGGCAAAGAACATTTTGACAAAAGGTAAGAACAAACTTGCTTCACAGTTAACACAGTCTTCACAGACATCTATCTCCTTAGAATCTGATTTAAAACATATTACTAGTGAAGCAGATTCTGATCCAGGAAACCCAGTTGAACTATGTAAGACTCAGAAACAAAGCACTACCACTTTGAATAAAAAAGGAGATCTCCCTTTtgtggaagaaataaaagaaggagaGTGTCAggttaaaaaggtaaataaaatgacATCTAAGTCAAAGAAAAGGAAGACCTCCATAGATCCTTCTCCAGAGAGCCATGAAGTAACGGAGAGAATACTTGACAGCGTTCAGGGAAAGTCGTCTACTGTGTCTGAACAAGTTGATAAGGAAAACAATTTGGGGAATGAGAAAATGGTCAAAAATAAGCCAGACTTTTACACAAAGGCATTTGGATCTTTGTCTGAGATATATTCACCTAACATACAAGATTCTTCCTTTGACAGTGTTCGTGGAGGTTTAGTACCTTTGAGCATTTCTTCTAGTAAAAAtgtgataataaaagaaaattttgcctTGGAGTGCTCACCAGCCTTTCAAGTAAGTGATGATGAGCGTGAGAAGATGAACGAGATGAAATTTAAAGTCAACTGGAGAACCCAAAAATCAGGAATAG GCGATAGACCATTACAGGACTTGACAAATACCAGTTTTGTTTCAAATAACACTGCTGAATCTGAAAATAAGTCAGAAGATCTGTCTTCAGAACGGACAAGCAGAAGAAGAAGGTGTACTCCTTTCCATTTTAAAGAGCCAAGCCTCAGAGA